A portion of the Candidatus Schekmanbacteria bacterium genome contains these proteins:
- a CDS encoding DNA polymerase IV, translating to MNDEPLSIYSWPRGIMHIDADAFFASCEQSVNPRLRGKPVITGKERGIVAAASYEAKAYGIKRGMTVSQAKKICPNAIILPSDYETYSLFSVRIFEILRRFSPIVEEYSIDEAFVDLTGLRRKYHGPYGEIAANIQKTITRELGLSVSVGVSISKVLAKVASKHKKPAGLTVIPGKEIHHYLAKLPIEEVWGIGANTSAFLKKFGIFTALDFARRDEGFVRKNLSKPFYEVWNELRGISVYPVINEERHDYQSISKTKTFTPPSGDEEFVFAQLSKNLENACIKARRHHLAAGRIIIFLREKNFKDRAVELKLSRHSAYPSELMNILREGFLYLYKKGKLYRSTGVVLASLVPEASIQYTLFDDVSKIEKMARVYSAVDELSSKFGKHTVTHCSSLPAHKRQHKGDRGDIALRKKVIFKGENKRQHIGIPVFNLKI from the coding sequence ATGAATGATGAGCCGCTTTCAATCTATTCTTGGCCAAGAGGTATAATGCATATTGATGCAGATGCCTTCTTTGCTTCCTGTGAGCAGTCCGTAAATCCGCGTCTTCGGGGCAAACCGGTTATTACAGGAAAAGAGAGGGGAATAGTTGCCGCGGCAAGCTATGAGGCAAAGGCGTATGGCATCAAGAGAGGAATGACTGTGTCTCAAGCCAAAAAAATTTGCCCAAATGCGATAATTCTTCCTTCTGATTATGAAACATATAGTCTTTTCTCAGTTAGAATCTTTGAAATACTTAGGCGTTTTTCTCCAATAGTTGAAGAGTATTCCATCGATGAGGCATTTGTTGACTTGACAGGACTTAGAAGAAAGTATCATGGGCCTTACGGTGAGATTGCCGCAAATATTCAGAAGACTATCACAAGAGAGCTTGGACTTTCGGTTTCTGTGGGGGTGAGCATTTCAAAGGTGCTTGCCAAAGTAGCATCGAAGCATAAAAAGCCTGCAGGGCTTACGGTTATACCGGGAAAAGAAATACACCATTATCTTGCAAAGCTTCCTATAGAAGAAGTGTGGGGGATAGGAGCTAACACATCTGCATTCCTCAAAAAATTTGGAATTTTTACTGCCCTCGATTTTGCGCGTAGAGATGAGGGGTTTGTAAGGAAAAACCTTTCAAAACCATTTTATGAAGTATGGAATGAGTTGAGGGGGATAAGTGTTTATCCTGTTATAAATGAAGAAAGGCACGATTATCAATCTATTAGCAAAACTAAAACATTTACGCCTCCGTCAGGAGACGAAGAGTTTGTTTTTGCCCAACTTTCCAAAAATCTTGAAAACGCCTGCATAAAAGCTCGGAGGCACCATCTTGCGGCAGGACGGATTATAATTTTTTTACGGGAGAAGAATTTCAAAGATAGGGCAGTCGAGCTGAAACTCAGTAGACACTCAGCCTATCCTTCTGAGCTTATGAATATTCTTAGAGAAGGATTTTTATATCTGTACAAAAAAGGGAAACTCTACCGCTCCACAGGTGTTGTTCTTGCGTCATTGGTGCCTGAGGCGAGCATCCAATATACGCTTTTTGATGATGTTTCAAAGATTGAGAAGATGGCAAGAGTTTATTCTGCTGTTGACGAATTATCCTCAAAATTCGGCAAGCATACGGTGACTCACTGCTCATCACTTCCTGCCCATAAAAGACAGCATAAGGGAGACAGAGGCGATATTGCTTTGCGTAAGAAAGTGATTTTCAAAGGAGAAAATAAAAGGCAGCATATTGGAATCCCTGTGTTTAATCTCAAAATTTAA